From bacterium, the proteins below share one genomic window:
- a CDS encoding inositol monophosphatase family protein, with protein MDLLNDAIRISRLAGALLKDRLSTDFNISYKGEVDIVTDVDKAAQDLIEGEIRRRYPGHGILAEEGLDLAGSSGYRWIVDPLDGTTNYAHRFPVFSVSIAVAHEGETVCGVVYNPISDETFKAVRGKGASLNALPISVSGTATLDRSLLGTGFPYDIRYTGDTNLHHFQNFAVRTQGIRRCGSAALDLCFVACGRLDGFWELNLKPWDIAAGALIVREAGGITTDFEDKALGLDGSRVLASNRRIHEEMLEILGSTPGQGQDGH; from the coding sequence ATGGACCTCCTGAATGACGCGATCCGGATCTCTCGTCTCGCCGGCGCCCTTCTCAAGGATCGGCTCTCCACCGATTTCAACATATCATACAAGGGGGAGGTCGACATCGTCACCGATGTGGACAAGGCCGCCCAGGACCTCATCGAGGGGGAGATCCGCCGCCGCTACCCCGGCCACGGCATCCTCGCCGAGGAGGGTCTGGACCTTGCGGGGAGTTCCGGATACCGATGGATCGTGGATCCCCTGGACGGCACCACCAACTATGCCCACCGTTTTCCCGTTTTTTCGGTATCCATCGCCGTGGCTCACGAGGGGGAAACCGTCTGCGGGGTCGTCTACAACCCCATCTCCGACGAAACATTCAAGGCCGTCCGGGGCAAAGGTGCCAGTCTCAACGCTCTCCCGATCAGCGTTTCCGGGACGGCCACCCTTGACCGCAGCCTCCTGGGTACCGGATTTCCCTATGACATCCGTTACACCGGCGACACAAACCTCCATCATTTCCAGAACTTCGCGGTGCGGACCCAGGGGATCCGCCGATGCGGAAGCGCTGCGCTGGACCTTTGTTTCGTGGCGTGTGGTCGTCTCGACGGGTTCTGGGAGCTGAACCTGAAACCGTGGGACATCGCGGCCGGAGCCCTGATCGTCCGGGAGGCGGGGGGCATTACCACCGATTTTGAGGACAAGGCGCTGGGTCTTGACGGATCAAGGGTCCTGGCTTCCAACAGACGCATCCACGAAGAGATGCTCGAGATTCTCGGGAGCACGCCGGGCCAGGGTCAGGACGGACACTAG